The genomic segment CTAGCCGACCTCGGGCTCTAGCCCTCTGAGCCGGCCTCGTTCTCGGCGTGGAACCGGCGGTGCAGCTTGCGCAGCGCACGCACCGCCGCGACCGCCCGATCCCGGTCGACCGCCTGCACGGCGAGCACCGAGTAGTACTCGTCCTCGGGCAGTTCGAGCCGCGCGAAGGACGCGCCGTCGGGGAAGCTCACCGACAGCACGTCCGACCAGGAGAACCGCTTCGAGCCCAGCACGTTGCGCACGGTGACACCCTCGGCGTCGGCGGTCGCCCTCGGCAGCGCGAAGAGCATGGTCAGCCCGGCCAGCAGCACGCCGATGCCGATCATCGCCACCTGGTCGGCGGTCTGGAAGATCACCCCGGTGTCGGAGTTGCGCAGCAGCAGGGCCACCGTGGTGAACACGCCGATCAGCAGCAGTGCCAGCGCGCCGCACATCCACACCGCCCGGCGCGGGCGGACGGTCACACTGGCCGGCTCGGTGGTCATCCTCGTTCCAGTCACGCTCGTCCCGGTCACACGAATCCTCGTTCGGTCCACGGCTGCCGCAGGCCACGCAGCACGTGCGCGGT from the Amycolatopsis magusensis genome contains:
- a CDS encoding PH domain-containing protein produces the protein MTTEPASVTVRPRRAVWMCGALALLLIGVFTTVALLLRNSDTGVIFQTADQVAMIGIGVLLAGLTMLFALPRATADAEGVTVRNVLGSKRFSWSDVLSVSFPDGASFARLELPEDEYYSVLAVQAVDRDRAVAAVRALRKLHRRFHAENEAGSEG